The Oryza sativa Japonica Group chromosome 11, ASM3414082v1 DNA window gaagaaacgcaggattgctcacttcaaagCTCAGCAGGGGAATagtcagaggccgcgtcttGTTATGGGACCTCAGGCAGTGTCACAGGGAGGGTCTTCATCTGTTGTTCATCCGcaacgtcagttcttcaacaataatgctggcaacaacaacCGCAACCAAGCTCTACGCCCTGTTGCAACTCTAATTCAGCatcaacctgccaagagggagcaaggaaACAAGCCAGGAGTGTGCTTTAACTGTGGGGAACTAGGTCATTACTccgacaagtgtccgaagccccgccgcgtgaaggttgtccctgcccagaacaACTCCACCGCACCAGCGACAAAGGCTCGAGTCAATCATGtggctgctgcagaagctcaaggtgctccagatgtgattttgggtacgttccctgttaactcagttcctgcaacagtgctttttgattctggtgctacacattcctttttatctatgagttttgcgggaaatcatgggatggagatagaagatcttagacgtcctttgatggttagtgcCCCGAGTAACCAGGCACTCTTATCGCAACGTAGCCCTTCTGTCAGAATAGAGATTCAAGgtgtaccatttctggccaacctTATTTTGTTAGAATCCAatgaccttgatgtcatcctagggatggactggttagcccgatataaaggtgtgatagattGTACCaatagaaaagtaactctcaccagcaatgatggtcaagttgtaactgttcatgcattgcctTCTGAGCCCTCAAGGTCAAGTTTTAatcaaataactttggaagagattcccataGTATGGGACTACCCGGATGTGTTCCCGGATGATTTACCCAGCATGCCGCCTAAAAGAGATATTGAATTCAGAATAGATCTGGTactaggaacaactccgatccataagagaccgtatagaatggcagccaatgaattagcagaagtcaagaggcaagtagatgatttgcttcaaaAAGGTTACATTAGACCAAGTTcgtctccatggggagctccagtcatctttgtggaaaagaaagatcatacccagaggatgtgtgtggactatcgtgtactaaatgatgtgactatcaagaataagtacccgctgcccaaaattgatgatttgtttgatcagcttaaaggtgccaccgttttctccaagatcgatcttcgatcagggtatcatcagttgaggATCAAAGAGGAAAATATACCTAAGACGGCTTTtaccactcggtatgggttgtttgaatgtactgttatgtcttttggacttaccaatgcccccgctttcttcatgaacttgatgaataaggtgtttatggaatacctgcaCAAGTTCGTGgtagtctttattgatgacattcttatctactctcgaaccaaagaagagcatgaagaacatcttcgtctTGCACTAAAGAAGCTACGAGAGCATCAACTGTATGCCATGTTTAgcaaatgtgaattttggttgtccgaagtaaagttccttggtcacttcatctcagccggaggagttgccgttgatcctagtaatgtggaatccataaccaactggaaacaaccgaaGATAGTTTCAGAGATCCGTAGTTTCCTGGGTCTTGCAGGTTAttaccggaggtttatagaaaatttttccaagattgctaagcccatgacacgactgcttcagaaagatgtgaagtacaagtggtaaGAAGagtgtgagcagagttttcaagaattGAAAAGCCGCTTAATATCAGCACCTATTTTGATtctgcctgatccaaagaagggtttccaagtgtactGCGACGCAtctaaggttgtgttctgatgcaagatgggaaggtggttgcctatgcatctcgtcagttacgtctgcatgagaagaactaccctactcatgatcttgagttagccgcagttgttcatgcgttgaagatttggcgtcactaCCTCTTTGGTACTCGTACGGATGTGTACAcggatcacaagagtttgaagtatatcttcacctagccagatctgaacatgaggcagcggagatggttggaactgattaaggattatgacatagaaattcattatcacccaggaaaggccaatgttgtagcagatgctcttagcaggaaaggctattgcaatgctacggaaggacgacagttgccgttggagttatgcaaggaatttgaaagattgaaTTTGGGAAtcgtcagtagaggtttcgttgcagccttagaagcgaagcccactctcaTTGACCAGGTTAGAGAAGCTCAagttaatgatcctgatattcaagagatcaagaagaatatgagaagaggaaaagctatcggtttcttggaagatgagcaaggaactgtatggttgggtgagagaatctgtatCCCAGACAACAAGGAGTTAAAAGATGCGATCTTGAGGGAAGCTCATGACACCTTATACTctattcaccctggtagtactaagatgtaccaagacctcaaggAAAAATTtgggtgggcaagtatgaagcgggaGATAGCCGAATATGTAGCTgtgtgtgatgtttgtcagcgagtcaaggcagaacatcagaaacccgcaggTTTGCTGCAGCTTTTGAAGataccagaatggaagtgggaggaaatcggtatggatttcatcactggtctacccagaacgtcatcaggacatgactctatttgggtgatagtcgacagacataccgaagtggctcatttcatcccagtgAGGACAACATATTCCGGAAGCCgtttggcggaattgtatatggcaaggattgtgtgtttgcatggtgttcctaagaagatagtatccgatcgaggtagccagtttacttcaaagttttgaaagaagcttcaggaagagatgggttccaaGCTGAACTTCAGTACCGCTTAAAATCCGCAGACAGATCGACAAACTGAAagggtaaatcagattttgtaagacatgttgagagctcgtgctttagacttcggtggaagttgggataagaatctgccTTACGCAAaattctcatacaacaacagttatcaagctagtcttcaaatGGCTCCTTATGAAGcgctgtatggtcggaagtgccgcactccgcttttgtgggatcaaacgggagaacgtcaggttttcgggaccgA harbors:
- the LOC107279495 gene encoding transposon Tf2-1 polyprotein, with protein sequence MVLTRSNGNGPNNNNNNNNNNNRENPTLAQVLAQQAQLMSMMMQQLQNQQNQGNNHAPPKNKLAEFLRVRPPTFSSTTNPVEAGDWLHAIEKKLDLLQCTDQEKVSFASHQLHGSTSEWWDHFRLNRTTAEPITWLEFIAAFWKTHIPSGVVSLKKKEFSALTQGSRSVTEYLHEFNRLEDVRTDEERQEKFLEGLNDELSYPLMTGDYHDFQKLVDKAIRQEDKYNRMEQKKRRIAHFKAQQGNSQRPRLVMGPQAVSQGGSSSVVHPQRQFFNNNAGNNNRNQALRPVATLIQHQPAKREQGNKPGVCFNCGELGHYSDKCPKPRRVKVVPAQNNSTAPATKARVNHVAAAEAQGAPDVILGTFPVNSVPATVLFDSGATHSFLSMSFAGNHGMEIEDLRRPLMVSAPSNQALLSQRSPSVRIEIQGVPFLANLILLESNDLDVILGMDWLARYKGVIDCTNRKVTLTSNDGQVVTVHALPSEPSRSSFNQITLEEIPIVWDYPDVFPDDLPSMPPKRDIEFRIDLVLGTTPIHKRPYRMAANELAEVKRQVDDLLQKGYIRPSSSPWGAPVIFVEKKDHTQRMCVDYRVLNDVTIKNKYPLPKIDDLFDQLKGATVFSKIDLRSGYHQLRIKEENIPKTAFTTRYGLFECTVMSFGLTNAPAFFMNLMNKVFMEYLHKFVVVFIDDILIYSRTKEEHEEHLRLALKKLREHQLYAMFSKCEFWLSEVKFLGHFISAGGVAVDPSNVESITNWKQPKIVSEIRSFLGLAGYYRRFIENFSKIAKPMTRLLQKDVKYKW